The following coding sequences are from one Deltaproteobacteria bacterium window:
- a CDS encoding CoB--CoM heterodisulfide reductase iron-sulfur subunit A family protein produces the protein MKHVLVVGGGIGGITAALELASCGVHVTMLEVGPSIGGRMIQLDKTFPTLDCSTCTLSPKMSEVSLNPNISLFTMAKLVGMQRSGKGFDIRIQKKPRFVDMKKCTACGLCSESCIMKGRLSDEFNLGLSKRAAIYLPFPQAAPQKYLVDAEGCLFLSRGKCKQPCLDACEPKAINFDEQEEIVELYFDAVVLAPGFDLYDAAEKKEYGYGTLEGVVTGIEFERICSVTGPTGGDIVLNGKAPQRFYFIQCVGSRDRQSDARFCSRVCCMYTAKHASIVKDRIKGAEIYVSYIDVRAYGKGYEEFYKSTQESGVFYIRGIPGEITKSENGLLVRVEDMFSGEMREIEVDIVILANGVRPRPGTEELCNIMAIEQDAYGFIKVDSMTPSRTNVDGIFVCGMASGPKDIPDTVASGGEAVASCMEYITQ, from the coding sequence ATGAAACACGTCCTTGTCGTTGGTGGAGGTATCGGCGGTATCACCGCAGCCCTTGAGCTGGCATCGTGCGGGGTCCACGTGACCATGCTGGAAGTTGGTCCATCCATTGGCGGCAGGATGATCCAGCTCGACAAAACCTTTCCCACGCTCGACTGCTCCACCTGCACCCTTTCACCAAAAATGTCCGAGGTTTCCTTAAATCCCAATATATCCCTATTTACCATGGCGAAACTGGTCGGTATGCAACGAAGCGGGAAGGGCTTCGATATCCGCATACAGAAGAAACCGCGCTTTGTGGACATGAAAAAATGCACTGCCTGCGGACTTTGTTCAGAGTCATGCATCATGAAAGGCCGGCTAAGCGACGAATTCAATCTGGGTTTGTCAAAGAGGGCGGCGATTTACTTGCCCTTTCCCCAAGCGGCGCCACAGAAATACCTTGTTGATGCTGAAGGCTGCCTCTTTCTCTCCAGGGGGAAATGCAAGCAACCCTGTCTCGATGCGTGCGAACCAAAGGCCATAAATTTTGATGAGCAAGAGGAAATTGTTGAGCTATACTTTGATGCTGTTGTGCTGGCACCAGGTTTTGACCTCTATGACGCCGCTGAAAAGAAGGAATACGGCTATGGCACGTTGGAAGGTGTTGTTACGGGCATCGAGTTCGAGCGGATCTGCTCGGTTACGGGACCGACAGGCGGCGATATTGTATTAAACGGAAAAGCCCCGCAACGATTCTATTTTATCCAGTGTGTCGGCTCCCGGGATCGACAAAGCGATGCCCGGTTCTGTTCCCGGGTATGCTGTATGTACACGGCCAAACATGCCAGTATCGTAAAGGACAGAATCAAAGGTGCAGAGATTTACGTATCCTACATAGACGTCAGGGCTTATGGCAAGGGCTACGAAGAGTTTTACAAAAGCACCCAGGAAAGTGGGGTCTTTTATATACGGGGGATTCCCGGAGAGATCACGAAGAGCGAAAATGGATTGCTGGTCAGGGTGGAGGACATGTTCAGCGGTGAAATGCGCGAGATTGAAGTGGATATTGTCATTCTTGCCAACGGGGTGAGGCCTCGCCCGGGGACCGAAGAACTCTGCAATATTATGGCTATAGAACAAGATGCATACGGTTTCATTAAAGTGGACTCGATGACGCCATCACGAACAAATGTGGACGGAATATTTGTCTGCGGGATGGCCTCGGGGCCGAAAGATATTCCCGATACCGTCGCCTCCGGCGGAGAAGCGGTGGCAAGCTGTATGGAGTATATAACTCAGTGA
- a CDS encoding electron transfer flavoprotein subunit alpha/FixB family protein, with product MSYALVVAEVRRGVFEERNFDAIGLCALMEKDISLLVADGAYAMNEKLVNAIVRVKIEEALFLNPLNMVGVLQTMMDSREKPDVIVFTHSSSGAELASYVAGYFDLPLITDVNGFDKERNVFSKSYYSDKIFGEFRNAGPGPFVITVRSGSFKEHAVEKSSSPVIETMEGLPVAAGRTFLEYVEEEKGEIDITKAKFLLSVGRGIGNKDEIPDYEQLADLLKATLSGSRPVIDKMWLPKPRQVGTSGKTVKPKVYLAMGISGAFQHIAGMKDSDCIIAVNKDPDAPIFQYAHFGIIADIHKVRDKLRDIVKG from the coding sequence ATGAGTTATGCACTCGTTGTAGCAGAGGTAAGACGCGGTGTCTTTGAAGAAAGGAATTTCGATGCTATTGGTCTGTGTGCCCTAATGGAAAAAGATATTTCTCTTCTCGTCGCTGACGGCGCCTACGCTATGAATGAAAAGTTGGTTAACGCCATCGTCAGGGTAAAAATAGAAGAAGCCCTCTTTCTGAACCCGTTAAACATGGTGGGCGTCCTGCAAACAATGATGGATTCCCGGGAAAAACCTGACGTCATAGTCTTTACGCATTCGTCTTCAGGGGCCGAGCTTGCATCGTACGTGGCCGGGTATTTCGACCTGCCCCTGATCACGGACGTGAACGGCTTTGACAAAGAAAGGAATGTTTTTTCTAAGAGTTACTATTCCGATAAAATTTTCGGGGAATTTAGAAATGCCGGGCCGGGGCCTTTTGTCATCACCGTCAGGAGCGGCAGTTTTAAAGAGCATGCCGTTGAAAAGTCGTCGTCCCCAGTTATTGAGACAATGGAAGGGTTGCCTGTTGCCGCAGGGAGAACCTTCCTGGAATACGTGGAGGAAGAAAAGGGAGAAATTGATATTACCAAGGCCAAATTTCTTCTTTCCGTGGGCCGGGGGATCGGGAACAAGGATGAAATACCGGACTATGAACAACTTGCCGATCTTTTAAAGGCAACGCTTTCCGGTTCACGGCCGGTGATTGATAAAATGTGGCTTCCCAAGCCACGCCAGGTCGGCACTTCGGGAAAAACCGTCAAGCCGAAAGTGTACCTCGCCATGGGTATCAGCGGCGCATTTCAGCATATTGCCGGCATGAAAGATTCCGATTGCATCATTGCCGTGAATAAAGACCCGGACGCACCAATTTTTCAGTACGCGCATTTCGGCATCATTGCCGATATCCACAAGGTAAGGGATAAACTGAGAGATATTGTTAAAGGTTAA
- a CDS encoding AMP-binding protein, translating into MQTHANFYHAGRVCSKNNDLTMDDRMFIICPMYHITAHYTFFGSFYTACPAYIFARWDVNLFLSNTEKEKLTAGMFATPMVMMMLDSPDYKKYDVSSWRTLWFAGAGIIPSVYKQFIDTFGNILGEHHGTTESTGVTTNLSIRDIKEAFERGDYNILESCGRASYDMEVLVVDENNKAVPNGGVGEMIIRGPGMSLGYWRKEAATRKAFEGEWFHTEDVCSIDEKGYIRVIDRLKDMIITGGENVYPAEVEKVLHTHPAVKESCVIGAHHPVWGEAVAAIIVLKNGNEVELNEFTNFCKGKIAGYKVPKIVHIVPELPRNAAGKILKRELREQYANAK; encoded by the coding sequence ATGCAAACCCACGCGAACTTTTATCATGCTGGCCGCGTATGTTCTAAAAACAATGATTTAACCATGGATGACCGTATGTTCATTATCTGTCCCATGTACCACATTACTGCTCACTACACCTTTTTCGGGAGTTTCTACACGGCATGTCCGGCTTATATCTTTGCGCGGTGGGACGTGAACCTCTTCTTATCAAACACCGAAAAAGAAAAATTAACAGCCGGCATGTTTGCAACACCCATGGTAATGATGATGCTCGATTCCCCCGATTACAAAAAGTACGATGTTTCAAGCTGGAGAACCCTCTGGTTTGCCGGCGCGGGCATTATACCGTCTGTTTACAAACAGTTTATAGATACCTTCGGCAATATCTTAGGCGAACACCATGGAACCACAGAATCAACGGGTGTTACGACAAACCTCTCGATCCGGGATATCAAAGAAGCCTTCGAGAGGGGGGATTACAATATCCTTGAATCCTGCGGCAGAGCAAGCTACGACATGGAAGTTCTCGTCGTTGACGAAAATAATAAAGCGGTTCCGAATGGTGGTGTTGGTGAGATGATCATACGGGGGCCCGGCATGTCTCTCGGCTACTGGCGAAAGGAAGCAGCAACTAGGAAGGCTTTTGAAGGAGAATGGTTTCATACGGAGGATGTGTGTTCCATTGATGAAAAAGGATACATCAGGGTCATAGACCGGCTAAAAGATATGATCATTACCGGTGGAGAGAATGTTTATCCTGCGGAAGTGGAAAAGGTTCTGCACACCCATCCGGCTGTCAAGGAGTCATGTGTAATAGGCGCACACCATCCCGTATGGGGGGAAGCAGTTGCGGCCATTATTGTTCTTAAGAATGGAAACGAAGTGGAACTTAATGAATTCACTAATTTCTGCAAAGGGAAGATTGCAGGATATAAGGTGCCGAAGATAGTTCATATCGTTCCTGAGTTGCCCCGTAATGCCGCCGGCAAGATTCTGAAAAGGGAACTGAGGGAGCAGTATGCGAACGCGAAATAG
- a CDS encoding AMP-binding protein has translation MSTGRTFSTIRTLLNRNAMLYPDKIAMKEVEGDRTLTYQAMKDRANRVGNALYEIGARKGDRVAILSQNSLEYMESAINIPNAGLIFVVCNFRLAPPEIAAVLADAEPTILLVQQQFVEIVEKIIEFIPSIRHFIYFCIQAAQQDFLKGSCKPTRTFIMLAAYVLKTMI, from the coding sequence ATGTCAACAGGAAGAACATTTTCTACAATACGAACGTTGCTAAACAGAAATGCAATGTTATATCCGGACAAGATCGCAATGAAAGAAGTGGAAGGAGATAGAACTTTAACCTATCAGGCGATGAAGGATAGGGCAAACAGGGTGGGAAATGCATTGTATGAAATAGGGGCAAGAAAAGGTGACCGTGTGGCTATACTTAGCCAGAACAGCTTAGAATACATGGAATCGGCAATTAACATACCGAATGCAGGGCTTATCTTCGTTGTATGTAATTTCAGGCTGGCGCCGCCGGAAATAGCTGCCGTGCTTGCTGATGCAGAGCCAACGATACTCTTAGTTCAGCAACAGTTTGTTGAAATTGTAGAGAAGATAATAGAGTTTATCCCTTCAATTAGACACTTTATATATTTTTGTATACAAGCGGCACAACAGGACTTCCTAAAGGGGTCATGCAAACCCACGCGAACTTTTATCATGCTGGCCGCGTATGTTCTAAAAACAATGATTTAA
- a CDS encoding (Fe-S)-binding protein, which produces MVNQTQTRVLTCIQCGKCTGSCPEAGKTPFNTRLLMRKKQFERVVEESLPWYCTSCGACTLRCPRDVKPSEVIIEMRSALVENGAIPATIQKALENTYVQKNPWGRSRAKRGAWFDKLDIAVPHISETDSKILLFTCCIQAYDPRCMVIPQNVAKILNKGGIEFGVLGEEEACCGNEIRRIGETGLFEELQEENKAALEEYGVKEIIALSPHCMNALKKEYGDLGIRIVHYTEVLAAMIKAGSLAPNGSFGKKVIYHDPCFLGKQNGIFDEPRYILNSIEGLSLLEFQRNRENSICCEGGGGRMFFEVEAAYQRNAEVRVLEAVEKGAEVIATSCPFCLMTLEDPATEKGIAVKELSEILMEVL; this is translated from the coding sequence ATGGTTAATCAGACCCAGACCAGGGTATTAACCTGCATCCAGTGCGGGAAATGTACGGGCAGTTGTCCGGAAGCAGGAAAAACTCCCTTCAATACCCGCCTGCTCATGAGAAAAAAACAATTTGAGCGCGTGGTTGAGGAATCGCTTCCCTGGTACTGCACGTCATGCGGCGCTTGTACCCTTAGATGTCCACGGGATGTAAAACCTTCGGAAGTCATTATCGAAATGAGGTCTGCTTTGGTGGAAAACGGAGCGATCCCGGCAACTATCCAGAAAGCCCTTGAAAACACTTATGTGCAGAAGAACCCCTGGGGTCGTTCGCGAGCAAAGAGAGGAGCTTGGTTCGATAAACTCGATATTGCAGTCCCCCATATCAGCGAAACGGATTCGAAGATACTGCTTTTTACCTGTTGCATCCAGGCCTATGATCCCCGCTGCATGGTTATACCGCAAAACGTGGCGAAGATACTTAACAAAGGCGGCATAGAGTTCGGTGTGCTTGGTGAAGAAGAGGCTTGCTGCGGAAATGAGATACGCAGGATCGGGGAAACGGGTCTTTTTGAAGAACTCCAGGAAGAGAACAAGGCTGCCTTGGAAGAATATGGCGTCAAGGAGATTATTGCGCTCTCCCCGCACTGCATGAATGCGCTCAAAAAGGAGTATGGCGACCTGGGCATCAGGATTGTCCATTACACGGAAGTGTTGGCGGCAATGATCAAGGCAGGCTCTCTGGCGCCCAATGGATCGTTCGGTAAAAAAGTTATCTATCATGACCCCTGTTTCCTTGGGAAACAAAACGGCATCTTTGACGAACCACGATATATACTCAATTCGATAGAGGGGCTTAGCCTCCTGGAATTTCAGAGGAACAGGGAGAACTCCATATGCTGCGAAGGCGGTGGCGGCAGGATGTTTTTTGAGGTGGAGGCTGCCTATCAGAGAAACGCCGAGGTGCGAGTTCTTGAGGCAGTGGAAAAAGGAGCTGAAGTGATTGCCACGAGCTGCCCTTTTTGCCTTATGACCCTGGAAGACCCGGCAACGGAAAAAGGGATCGCGGTGAAAGAGCTGTCCGAGATTTTAATGGAGGTATTATAA
- a CDS encoding electron transfer flavoprotein subunit beta/FixA family protein, giving the protein MNMLVFTKRVPATQEEELRIIDDGKVVDLSKVPFKVNDWDNYSVEEAVRIVEKTGGTVTAVSIGDAESDEVLRRAIAMGANDGFLIETGDVLHDPGTRATLIRNFLKKESVPFDAIFTGVQSEDDQFGAMGGILAARLGLPFVSMVIGIDAVESGHFIVRRELEGGLQERVKVMLPCVISIQTGINEPRYVSIMGVRKASKVERKVFKAADYRENVVSKIEAVKWIYPPKMTGAIMLSGGIEDACKELLGILKEKGVYQ; this is encoded by the coding sequence ATGAATATGTTGGTTTTCACGAAAAGAGTGCCGGCAACACAGGAAGAGGAACTCCGCATTATTGACGACGGGAAGGTGGTTGATCTATCGAAAGTGCCCTTCAAAGTAAATGACTGGGACAACTACTCGGTTGAAGAGGCTGTCCGTATCGTTGAAAAGACGGGCGGCACGGTGACCGCGGTCTCCATCGGGGATGCCGAGTCCGACGAGGTCTTGCGCAGGGCTATCGCCATGGGCGCCAATGATGGCTTTCTAATTGAGACGGGCGATGTCCTCCACGATCCTGGTACACGGGCAACCTTGATACGGAATTTCCTGAAAAAGGAAAGCGTTCCTTTTGATGCGATTTTTACGGGCGTACAGTCCGAGGATGATCAGTTCGGCGCTATGGGCGGTATTCTTGCCGCCAGGCTCGGACTTCCCTTCGTGTCCATGGTGATCGGCATTGATGCCGTGGAAAGCGGTCACTTCATCGTGAGAAGAGAGCTCGAAGGCGGCCTCCAGGAGCGGGTAAAGGTCATGCTTCCCTGCGTTATTTCTATTCAGACCGGAATCAATGAGCCGCGGTACGTCTCCATCATGGGAGTGCGGAAGGCCTCAAAAGTTGAGCGGAAAGTCTTCAAGGCGGCAGATTATCGGGAAAATGTGGTGAGCAAGATAGAGGCCGTAAAATGGATTTACCCGCCCAAGATGACCGGGGCAATAATGCTCTCCGGGGGCATTGAAGACGCCTGCAAAGAGCTTCTGGGAATTTTGAAGGAAAAGGGGGTGTACCAATGA
- a CDS encoding acyl-CoA dehydrogenase family protein: MELNREQLDIRKAAREFAEGEFRERAKEFDEKEDFDLSIWKKACENGFVGTFIKEEYDGAGLGYFEHSLISEEFWRVDPGCGQAVLSCTFGSEMIQAFGSEELKKKYLPPLANGEAIMGFGITEADAGSDAAGIKTRAEKQGDKYIINGSKMFTTNGSLANYLLLLCLTDPDEKNTHKRHSAILIDTNQPGYEATKIHGKLGIRASNTTEISLSNVEAPLTNLVGKQGQGFYQLMDFFNKTRNHVAAQGVGVAQGALELAISHVKKRKAFGGTLSRLQGIQFMLAEMATRIEAARGLYWRAAHSVDKGKPDPMLISMAKWNAGDTAVYVTNQALQLHGGYGYISEYDIQRFYRDAKIVEIYEGSKEVEKAIIGAELLKKVW; this comes from the coding sequence ATGGAACTAAACCGGGAGCAATTGGACATTAGAAAGGCAGCACGTGAATTTGCCGAAGGAGAGTTCAGGGAAAGGGCAAAGGAATTTGATGAGAAAGAGGATTTTGATTTATCTATATGGAAAAAGGCCTGTGAAAACGGTTTTGTGGGCACGTTTATAAAAGAGGAGTATGACGGAGCAGGTTTGGGATATTTTGAACACTCTTTAATATCAGAGGAATTCTGGCGGGTTGACCCGGGATGTGGACAGGCCGTTCTTTCCTGTACCTTTGGTTCTGAAATGATACAGGCCTTTGGCAGTGAAGAGCTGAAAAAGAAATATCTGCCACCCCTTGCAAATGGAGAGGCCATTATGGGGTTCGGTATCACCGAAGCGGATGCAGGCAGCGATGCAGCAGGCATCAAAACACGGGCTGAAAAGCAGGGTGACAAGTATATCATCAACGGGTCAAAGATGTTCACCACAAACGGGTCTCTGGCAAATTATCTCCTTCTCCTCTGTCTCACCGACCCTGACGAAAAGAATACGCATAAAAGACATAGCGCAATACTTATAGATACGAATCAGCCAGGATATGAGGCAACGAAGATACACGGGAAACTGGGTATCAGGGCATCAAATACAACAGAAATAAGCCTGAGCAACGTCGAAGCGCCACTAACAAACCTCGTGGGAAAGCAAGGGCAGGGTTTTTACCAGCTTATGGATTTTTTTAACAAGACACGAAATCACGTTGCAGCTCAGGGTGTTGGTGTTGCTCAGGGGGCGCTCGAACTGGCCATATCCCACGTAAAGAAGAGGAAGGCCTTCGGGGGGACACTTTCCCGCTTGCAGGGAATACAGTTTATGCTTGCAGAGATGGCAACAAGGATTGAGGCTGCCCGAGGCCTTTACTGGAGAGCAGCACATTCGGTGGATAAAGGGAAACCCGACCCGATGCTAATCTCCATGGCAAAATGGAATGCAGGGGATACAGCGGTATATGTAACAAATCAGGCCTTGCAGCTCCATGGCGGATACGGATATATAAGTGAGTATGATATACAGAGGTTTTACAGAGATGCAAAGATCGTCGAAATCTATGAAGGTTCGAAAGAGGTTGAAAAAGCCATAATTGGAGCAGAATTGTTAAAAAAAGTATGGTGA